ATCGGCATCGCGCTCTTCGTCTGCGCGCTGCTCGACCTGGTGGTCCGCGGCCTCGGGGTGTGACGGCCGGGCGGTCCGGTCCGCCGGTCCGGGTCGGTCCGCCGGTCCAGCCCGGCGCCGTGGCGTGCGGTGCCCGTGCGGGGCGTGCGGCGCGAGGGCGTGGCGCCGGGGCGTGGCGCCGTCGTCGGGCCCGCGCCCGCGCCGGTCGTGCGGTCGCGCTCAGCGCACCGGCACCGCCCCGCCGCCGTACGGGGGCGCGCCGGACCGTCCGCCGGGGCGGCGGCGCAGGACGAAGGCCGCCGCCACACCGGCGACGAGGCCGAACAGGTGCCCCTGCCAGCTGACGCCGGACTGCGCCGGGGATATCCCCAGCAGCACCGTGGACCCCCAGGACGCCGCCACGACCAGACCGACCAGGACGTCCAGCGCCCTGCGGTCCGCGAACCCGCGCGCCACGAGGTAGCCGAAGAGGCCGAAGACGAGGCCCGAGGCGCCGGCCGTGTTCGTGTACGCGGGGGAGACCAGCCACACGCCGAGCCCGTCGACGACCACGACGAACGCCACCACGGCGAGGAACCGGCGCACCCCGCGCAGGGCGGCCAGGAAGCCGAAGACGAGGAGCGGCCCGGAGTTCGCCGCGACGTGGTCGAAGCCGAAATGGAGGAACGCGGACGGGACGACGTCACGCAGCTCCGCCACCTCGCGGGGGGAGACGCCGTACGCGTCCAGGGCGTGGCCGGTCAGCACGTCGACGCCCTCCAGCACCCACAGCAGGGCGACCAGGCCGGCCACCAGGCCCGCCGCGGCCTTCACCCGCGTCCGCCCGTGCCGGCCGGCCGTCACCGCGCCGCCGTCCAGGCCGCCCGCACCGCCCATCACGCCCCCTCACTCCTCGCCCGCACGCCCCGGGAGCGTCTGCCCGCTGCCGGCCCCGGGCCCCGCCCGTCCCGCGGGCCACCGCGTCCCGCACCGGCCCCGGACCACGGAAACGTCCGGCGTGCCCCAGCGGTTCCGACCCGCCTTCGGACGCCTTCGGGCGGTTCCGGTACGCCTCCGGTACGCCCCCGGCACGATCCCCCGCCGGTGCCGGCCCGCCCCCGGGCGCGTGTCCCGGACCTCCCGGCGCGACTTCGGCGGTCCGGGCACCACGCCGGGGCACGTCCTGCGCACCCAGCGGTTCCGGTACGTCCCGGGCACGGCCCCCGGGCCGTCCCGGCATGACGCCCGGCGGTTCCCCGCCCGCCCCCGGCACCGGCGCCGCCCCGCGCCGGCCCCGGCACGACCCCGGTGCGGCCCGCCTCGCATGCTCCCCGGCGGTTCCCGGCCCGCCCCCGGCACCGGCGCCGCCCCGCATCAGCCCCGGCACGACCCCCAGTGCGGCCCCCGCATGCTTCCCGGTGGTTCCGGCCCGCCTCCCGGGCCCGCCCCCGGGCACCACCCCCGGGCACCACCCCCGGGCACCACCCCCGGTCCCGGGCCCGGTCCCGGCGGGCCCGCCCCGGGGCACGGCCCTCGGGCACGCCCCACGCACCCAGCGGTTCCGGCCGCCCCGGGGCGCCCCCCCCCGCAATCCGGGCGCCGCCCCCTGAACGCGGCCCCCGCCCGGCCCCGAGGCGGTGCGCGCGGTCCCCGGGGCGGCGGCCCCCCGGGCGAGGTGGCGGGTGCGGGTGGGCGGATAGGCTCAGCGGCGTGGAGCCGGTAGAAGAGCAGCGTCGTCGTCCGTGGGTCGTCGGAGTGTCCGGGGCGTCCGGAACGCCGTACGCGGCAGCCGTACTGCGCGGACTGCTCGCCGCGGGGGAGAGCGTCGATCTGGTGGTGTCGCGCGCGTCGCGGCTGACGCTGCTGGACGAGACCGGGATCTCCTTCCGCGACGCGCACTGGCGCGAGGACCTCCAGGCGTGGCTGTCGCGGGGCGCGGACGGAGTGCCGGGCACGTTCGACGTGGACGTGGCGGGCGCCGACATACGCCACTGGGCGGCGGGGGACCTCGCCGCGGGGCCGTCGTCCGGGTCGTACCCGGCGAAGGGGATGCTGGTCGTGCCCGCGTCCACGGCCTGTGTGGCCGGGGTGGCGCTGGGCCTGTCGAAGGACCTGCTCCAGCGCGCGGCGAGCGTGGTGCTGAAGGAGCGCCGGCCGCTGGTGGTCGCGGTGCGGGAGACGCCGTTGAACGGGCAGACCCTCAGGCACCTGGTCGCGCTCGACGAGGCGGGAGCCGTGGTGCTGCCCGCCTCGCCGGCGTTCTACGCGGGGGCGACGCACATCCAGGACCTGGTGGACTTCGTCGCCGGGCGGGTGCTGGACGCGGCAGGGGTGCCGCACCGGCTGTACCGCCGCTGGAAGGGAGAGCTCGGTGGCTCCCGGAAGGACTGACGGTCCGGCGTCGCCGGGGTCAGCCCTTCTTCGTACGGGACGTCGACGTGCGCCGCTCGCCGGCCGCCTCCTGGCGGGCCGCGACGGCTGCCTTGCGGACACGCGAGCGATGAGCCTGCTCCTGCATGGAACGCATGTGGGCGTAGGCCATCTCGATCGTGTACACGATGAGTGTCATCTCCTGGGATCGTCGTTGATCGTTGAGTGAATCACAGGGAAATCCCCCCTGTGTGCCTTAGATTCTACACCTGTACTTGCTGGATTGCTGATTAATGGAAGGCTTCAGGTATATGGACGCCGTGGATAGGCAGCTCATCCAGGCTCTGCGGGAGAACGGCAGGGCCTCGTACGCCGAGCTCGGCCGCCTCGTGGGGCTCTCGGGGCCCTCCGTCACCGACCGCATCAACCGCCTCGAAGCGGCCGGGGTCATCACCGGCTACCGGGCGACGGTCGACGCCGCCTCCCTGGGCCTCGGCGTGACGGCCCTGGTCGGCATCTCCCTCTCCGACGCCGCCGACCACGAGGACGTGGCGCGTCGCCTGAAGGACCTCCAGGAGATCGAGGACTGCTGGTTCATCGCGGGCGACGACTCGTACATGCTCAAGGTCCGCGCCAACGACGTGGACGGCCTGGAGAAGATCATCCGCCGGCTCTCCGGCACCCGTGGCGTGTCGCGGACCCGCACCACGATCGTGCTCTCCACCAAGTGGGAGAACCGCGTCGGCGAGCTGCCGGAGCAGCCCTGACCCCGGGGGTCCTCCGTCCGGACCGGGCCGGGCCCGTTCAGGCGGAAGACCCCGGCCGGTGGTGGGTGCCGGAGCCCGTGGGGCGGGGGAGTACGGTGGGTGCGTCCGTTGTGGGACACACGGGTTCGACGTAGTGGGAGGCAGGTCCGTATGGACGCGGGGCTCAAGCGCGAGCTGGAGGAGAAGGTCCGGTCCGGGGAGCGGCTGACCCGCGAGGACGGCATCGCGCTCTACGCGTCGGACGACCTCGCCTGGCTCGGCGGTCTCGCCCACGAGGTGCGCACGCGCAAGAACGGCGACGTCGTGCACTTCAACGTCAACCGCCACCTCAACATGACCAACGTGTGCACCGCGTCGTGCGCCTACTGCTCGTTCCAGCGCAAGCCGGGCGAGAAGGACGCGTACACCATGCGCATCGAGGAGGCCGTCCGCCTCGCCAAGGCGATGGAGAACGAGAACCTCACCGAGCTGCACATCGTCAACGGGCTCCACCCCAACCTGCCCTGGCGCTACTACCCGCGGTCGCTGAGCGAGCTGAAGAAGGCCCTGCCGAACGTCTCGCTCAAGGCGTTCACCGCGACGGAGATCCACCACTTCGAGACGATCTCCGGCATGTCCGCCTCCGACATCCTGGACGAGCTGATCGAGGCCGGTCTGGAGTCGCTGACCGGCGGCGGCGCGGAGATCTTCGACTGGGAGGTGCGGCAGCACATCGTGGACCACCGCACCCACTGGGAGGACTGGTCCCGCATCCACCGGCTCGCGCACGAGAAGGGTCTGAAGACCCCTGCGACGATGCTGTACGGGCACATCGAGGAGCCCCGCCACCGCGTCGACCACGTGCTGCGCCTGCGTGAACTCCAGGACGAGACCGGCGGCTTCCAGGTCTTCATCCCGCTGCGGTACCAGCACGACTTCGTCGACATGCAGGACGGCAAGGTCCGCAACCGGCTCCAGGCCCGCACGACCATGGCGACCGGCGCGGAGGCCCTGAAGACCTTCGCGGTCTCGCGGCTGCTGTTCGACAACGTCCCGCACGTCAAGGTCTTCTGGGTCATGCACGGCGTGCAGACCGCGCAGCTCGCGCTCCAGCACGGCGCGGACGACATGGACGGCTCGGTGGTCGAGTACAAGATCACCCACGACGCGGACAACTACGGCACGCCGAACAAGCTCACCCGCGACGACCTGCTGGAGCTCATCCGCGACGCCGGGTTCCGCCCCGTGGAGCGCAACACCCGCTACGAGATCATCCGCGAGTACCCGGGCCCCGACACCGCTCGCCGCGAGGCCCCGCAGCCGATGCGCTTCTGACGCACCCTCTGCCCGGGCCGGGGCCGGGGCCGGGGCCCGGGCCCCGCGGCCTCGGGGCCGCCGCCCGGGCGCCCGCCCGGGCATCCCTGGCCCGTTCTCCGTCCGGGGCCTGCCCGGGCCCTGCCCGCCCTGTCCCCCGCCCGGGTCCTTCGCCCAGGCCCCCGCCCGGGCCCTCGCCCGGTCCGCCTATCGTCGGGGCATGACGCTCGACTTCGTACTGGACCCACCCGTCGACCGGCACCTGCGTGACGGTGTCCTCGACCTGTGGGCGGACGTCACCAACGCCGGCGGCGCCGTCGGCTTCGTCCCGCCCGTGACGCCCGACGACATCCGCCCGCAGTGGGTGAGCCACCTCAACGCGATGGACGAGGGCCGCATGCGGCTCCTCGCGGGGTACGACGCGGACGGCGCGGTGGCCGCCACGGCATTCGTCACCTTCAACACCCACCGCCTCATGAACCACTGGGTGTGGCTGTACACCGTCATGGTCCACCCCAAGTACCACGGCATGGGCCACGGCCGGGCGCTGCTCGCCGCCGCCGAGGACGCCGTGCGCGGCATGGACGGCATGGAGGCGATCCGCCTCACCTGCCGCGGCGGCCTGGGGCTGGAGCGGTTCTACGCCTCGTGCGGCTACAAGGAGGTCGGCCGCGTCCCCGACGCCATCCGGCTCGGTGACGACGAGTACCGGGACGACATCGTCATGCTCCTCCCCTTGAAGTGATCCATTCCGCCGCGTGCTTCACTAGTCGGGCAGAACCGCGCAGCCGCACGCAGCACGAGTACGGAGAAGGAAGAAGGCCCATCGTGACCGCCACCACCAGGTCGACCGCCGCCCTCAAGTACACGCTCATGCGGATCGGCGTCTTCGCCGGCTGCTTCGTCGTCCTGTACGCGCTGGTGTACGTCGGTCTGATCCCCCGTGGTCTCGGTGAGTCCAACGCGCTCTGGGTGCTGCTGCTCTCGATCGTCGTCTCCGCGCCGCTCAGCTTCGTCCTGCTGCGCCGGCAGCGCGAGGCGATGTCCGAGCAGATCGTGGAGAAGGTCGGCCAGGCCAAGGCGCGCCTGGAGGCCAACCGCACGCAGGAGGACGGCGTATAACGTTCGTCACACGGCACGCGACACCCTCCCGCCCCGGGTCCAGGAACGCTCGTTCCGGCCTGGGGTGTTGTCGTTTTCCCAGGCCGACCCGTCCGCGCGCCTGTCAAAGTACGGCTTTGGGTTCCTCAAAGTTCAGGTGTTAACGTTCTGGGCATGAAGACCGCAGTGCGCCTCCGCCACACGACCACGAGCGTCCCGCTCGTGGCGCGCCTGCACGTCGACCTCTGCCGCCGTGTGTCCGCGGCCTGTCGCCGCGAGGTCTGAGCCTCCCGCTCACGCCCGGCGCCCGGTTCCCGCCCGGAACCCGCCCCGCCCGGCACCACGCGGCCGCGCCGCCCCCGCGCGCGGGCGCCACCCCGAACCCCCAGTCCGTACCCCTTCACGCCCTTCTGGAGTGTGTCCGTGTCCGCGCCCGCTTCCGCGCCCACGTCCCCGCCCGCGCGCCGCATGTCCCTGCCGCCCTTCTGGGTGCAGATCGTCGCGGGCCTCGTCCTCGGCGTGGTCCTCGGCTGGATCACCCGCAGCCACGACGTCCTGTGGCTGCACACCACCCTGGACAAGGTGGGCCACATCTTCGTCCAGCTGCTGAAGCTGGCCGTCGCGCCGCTCGTCTTCTTCGCCATCCTGGTGTCCATCACCAACCTGCGGAAGGTGAACAACGCCGCCCGGCTGGCGACCCGCACCCTCCTCTGGTTCATGATCACGTCGTTGATCGCGGTCGTCATCGGCATCGTCATCGGCCTGCTCACCAACCCCGGTGCCGGCACCGGCCTCACGCCGAAGGACGGGCAGAAGCCCGAGCACGCCGGCTCCTGGCTCGACTTCCTCACCGGCATCATCCCGACGGACGTCATCACCCCGTTCACCGAGCTGAACGTCCTCCAGATCGTCTTCATGGCCGTCGTCGCCGGCATCGCCGCCCTCAAGCTCGGCGAGAAGGCCCAGCCGATCCTCACGTTCGCCGAGTCGGTGCTGGAACTGCTCCAGAAGGCCCTGTGGTGGGTCATCCGCCTCGCCCCGATCGGTACCGTCGGCCTCATCGGCTACGCCATCGCCGAGTACGGCTGGCACCTCATCGGCAAGTACGCGACCTTCACCGCCGACGTCTACATCGGCTGCGCCCTCGTGATGTTCGGCGTCTACCCGCTGCTGCTCGCGACCGTCGCCAAGGTCAACCCGGTCCAGTTCTTCAAGGGTGCCTGGCCCGCCATCCAGCTGGCCTTCGTCTCCCGCTCCTCGGTCGGCACCATGCCGGTCACGGTCAAGGTCACCGAGCGCCTCGGCGTGCCGAAGGAGTACACCTCCTTCGCCGTCCCGTTCGGCGCCACCACCAAGATGGACGGCTGCGCCGCGATCTACCCGGCCCTCGCCGCGATCTTCATCGCGCAGATCTTCGGCGTGGAGCTGGGCGTCAAGGAGTACGTGCTGATCGCACTGGTCTCCGTGATCGGCTCGGCCGCCACCGCGGGTCTGACCGGCGCCACCGTCATGCTGACCCTGACCCTCTCCACCCTGGGCCTGCCCCTGGAGGGCGTCGGCCTGCTCATGGCGATCGACCCGGTCCTCGACATGATGCGCACCGCCACCAACGTCGCCGGCCAGGCGCTCGTCCCGGTCATCGTCGCCGCGCGTGAGAAGATCCTCGACCTCGACGCGTACCACTCGGCGTCGGCCTCCCCGGTCGACGAGGACGAGTCGCGGGAGGCGGAGCGGAAGGTGTCGCTGCCGCCGGTCGCGGCCTGACGCCCCCGCCGCCACCGCCGTACCCCGACCCGTGCCCCCCGCCGATTCCGGTGGGGGGCACGGGCGTTCGGGTACGGGGCAGCGGCCCGTAGGCTTACGGGCTGCCGATCATGAGGAGGCGGGGCGCCGGTGGAGAGCACGGGTGGCACGGCCGGCGCGGGTGCCGCGACCGGCACGGGTGGGACGGGTGGCGTGGCCGGTGGCGGCGCACGGCCGAGGCGGCTGCCGCGGGCGGAACGCGAGCAGCAGATGCTCGACGCCGCCGTGCGCACCTTCGGCAGGCGCGGGTACCGGGCGGCGTCGATGGAGGAGATCGCCGAACTCGCGGGCGTGTCCAAGCCGCTCGTCTACCTCTACCTGCACTCGAAGGAGGAGTTGTTCAGCGCCTGCATACGTCGGGAGGCGGCCGCGCTGACGGCGGCCGTACGGGCGGGCGCGGGCGCCCCCGGACCCGGCGTACCCGTCGAGCGACGGCTGTGGGAGGGGCTGACGGCGTTCTTCGCGCACACCGCGGACCACCCCGACGGCTGGGCGGTGCTGCACCGTCAGGCCCGCACCCACGGCGAGCCGTTCGCCGCGGAGGTGGCGGCGCTGCGGGAGGAGATCGTCGCGTACGTCACGTCCCTCATCGGCGCCGCGGCCCGCGAGGTCCACCGGGACCCGGGGCTCGCGGACGGGGACGTGGCCGGGCTCGCGCACGCCCTGGTGGGGGCGGCCGAGTCGTTGGCCGACTGGGCCAACGCCACGCCGGGCGTGGACGCCCGCGAGGCCGCCGCGACCCTCATGCGCCTCGCCTGGTCGGGCCTGGGCGACCTGGCGCGGGGTGAGGGCTGGTCCCCGGGGGCCGTCTGAACGCCGGCGCGGCGAGAGCGGACGAGGCATTGCCGAAGGGGGCGGGGGGCGGCTAACTTACCAACAAGTAAGTTGACTTGCCCGTCAACAAGCGGCGTGACGCGTGCCCCCGCACGCTCCGACGCGAACCCCCGCGCGCCCCCGACGCGTATCCCCGAGCGCCCCGACGACCGCACCCCGGTACGACCCCGCGCCGCCCGGCCCGCACCGCCCCTCGCCCCGGCGTGACCCGCTTCCCCCGGACCCCCCTCCGTCCCCCGCGCCCCCTCCACCGCACGACCCCACCCACAGCACCACGGCAGCCGACCGCAAGGAGCCGCACGTGACAGTGGAACCGGTCCCCCCGCAGCGCGTCCTCGTGGACGGCGCGGTACGCGAGGCTTCCGTCCCCGCCCTCGCCCCGCCCGTCACGGACGGCTCGCTCGCCGACATCCCCTTCGACAACGCCCGCGCGGAACCCGCCGCGCCGGTCCTCGCCCGCAAGGACCGCGACGGCGTCTGGCGGGACGTCACGGCCGCCGACTTCGCCGCCGAGGTCCTGGCCGTGGCGAAGGGCCTGATCGCGCACGGCCTGCGCCCCGGCGACCGCCTCGCCCTCATGGCCCGCACCACCTACGAGTGGACGCTCGTCGACTTCGCCGCTTGGGCGGCCGGACTGGTCACCGTGCCCCTCTACCCGACCTCGTCCGCCTACCAGGCCCGCTGGATACTCCAGGACTCGGGCGCCGCCGCCTGCGTCGTCGAGGACACGGAACAGGCCCGGCTCATCAGCGCCGAGCGCCGCGCGCTCCCCGGCCTGGCGCACCTGTGGGCCCTCGACACCGGAGGCGTCGCCACCCTCCGGCAGGCCGGGGAGCGGATCCCCGACGAAGTGGTCACCGCCCGCCGCGCGGGCCTCTCACCGGACCGCGTCGCCACGCTCGTCTACACCTCCGGCACCACCGGCCGCCCCAAGGGCTGCGTCCTGACCCACGGCAACTTCTTCGCCGAGGTCGACAACGCCGTCGAACTGCTCCACCCCGTCTTCCGGTCCGTCAGCAGGGAACCGGCGTCCACGCTCCTCTTCCTGCCCCTCTCCCACGTCCTGGGCCGGATGGTCGCGATCGGCTGCCTGCGCGCCCGCGTCCGCCTCGGTCACGCCCCGTCGATCGCGACGGACGACCTCCTCGCCGACCTCGCCGGCTTCCGCCCGACCTTCCTGGTCGCGATCCCGTACGTCCTGGAGAAGGTGTACAACACCGCGCGGGCGACGGCCGAGAAGATGGGCCGGGCCGCCTCCTTCGACCGGGCGGCGACGGTCGCCCGGCGCTACGGCGAAGCCGTCGAGGCGGCCCACCACGGCACCGGACCGGGCCCTTCGTACGCCCTGCGCGGTGCCCGCGCCCTGTACGACCCGCTGGTCTACCGCCGCATCCGGGCGGCGCTCGGCGGGCACGTCCGGTACGCGATCTGCGGTGGATCACCGCTGGGGCGCCGCCTCTCGGCGTTCTACGAGGGCGCGGGCATCTCCGTCTTCGAGGGGTACGGCCTGACGGAGACCACCGCCGCGTCGACCGTGACGCCCCCGCAGCGCCCCCGGCTGGGCACGGTCGGCTGGCCCCTGCCCGGCACGGCGGTGCGCATCGCGGAGGACGGCGAGATCCTGCTGCGGGGCGGCCACGTCTTCACCGGCTACTGGAACCCCGACGGCCCCACCACCGGCGCGACCACCACCGGCCCCACCGCCGCCCCGGCCGGCCCCGCCGCCACCGCTGGCTCCGCCACCTCCGCCGACGGCTGGCTCCCCACCGGCGACCTGGGCGCCCTGGACGAGGACGGCTACCTCACCATCACGGGCCGCAAGAAGGACGTCCTCATCACCAGCGGCGGCAAGAACGTCGCCCCGGCCCCGCTGGAGGACCGGCTGCGCGCCCACCCGCTCGTCGGCCAGTGCATGGTGGTCGGCGACGACCGCCCGTACGTCACCGCCCTGATCACCCTGGAACCGGACGGCCTCGCCCACTGGCGCCGCATGCACAAGAAGACCGACGTCCCCCTCGCCGACCTGGTCCACGACGACACCCTCCGCGCTGCCCTGCAACGCGCGGTCGACGACGCCAACCGCCTGGTCTCCCGCGCCGAGTCCATCCGGCGCTTCCACGTCCTGACGGGCGACTTCACCGAGGCCGCCGGCCACCTCACCCCGTCCCTGAAGCTCCGCCGCGCGGCGATCACCCGCGACTTCGCCGCCGAGATCGACCGCCTGTACGCCCCCTGACCACCGCCGCCCCGGCCCCACGCCCCGTGCGGGGAGCGTGGGACCGGGGCGCGCGGGCGAGCGGCCGAGCCGGGGCGGTCGGGCCCGCGAGCGGGTGCGCGGTCAGCCGATGGTGCCGTGTCCGGCCCAGCTGGTTCCGACGGTGCTCATCACGACGTAGAAGGCATCCGTGACGTTGAGCGGCTGCCCGGCGGTGCGGCCGGGGTAGATCCGCACGTCGCCGTTGGCGAGCAGGGCCCACACGTCGGGCACCGCGTCGCCGTTCACGTCGGGCGTGCCGGCGAGGACGGGGATGTTGGTGCGTGACCAGGAGGAGGCACCGTAGGTGTCCAACTGTCCGGCGGAGGCCGTCCGCGTGCCGAGGGAGGCGAAGTCGAGGCCGCCGCTCGCGGCGTTCCTCCCGTACCGCACCCTCACCTGGCCGACGGAGTTCTCCCGGAATACCAGGTCGGGCGCGGCGTCCCCGCCCAGGTTGACCAGCTGCACCAGATCACGTTCGGCCCACGCCTCACCGGCTGGTTTCGTCGCCTTGGCGAAGGCGCCCCCGGTGTAGCCGGTGAAGGCCCACAGGTCGTTCCCGGCGATGGCCAGCAGGTCGGGGCGACCGTCACCGGTCACATCGCCCGTGGAGAGGACCTGCCGGATCGCGGCCGGCGAGGGGGAGCCGGCCGGCAGGAGCAGTTCGACGCGCTTGTGGACGTCGAAGCCGGAGTATCCGTCGCCCGGGTAGAGGTACAGCCGGCCGTCGGCCATGCGGGCCACCAGGTCCTGGACCCCGTCCCCCGGGAGCCAGTCGCCGTTGTGGGAGAGGGCCGCCCCGGACCAGTAGCCGGGCGCCACGAGCCTCGCCGCGCCACCCTCGGTGGTGTACGCGGCGGGCATGCCGCGGTGCAGCCGGTCCGTGCCGAGGGTTTTCGCGTACAGCTCCAGGTTGCCCTCGGCGGTGACGGTGTAGACGTCCGGCACCTTGTCGCCGGTCACGTCCATCGGACTGTCGAGCACGGGTGCCGGGCGGACGTAGAACTCGTAGACCCGCGCCTTGGAGATGTTGCCCGTGTCGTCCACGGCGCGGACGTAGAGCACGCTCGGCCCGGCGTGGAGCGGCGACAGGGAGACGACGGCCCGCCCCTCACGCAGGGGGTTGGGAGTCGCCTTGATGTCGAAGGCGGTGTCGAAGCTGTACTGGTACTCCTTGACGTCGGTCGCGCCGCCGGTCGAGAAGGTGAACAGCCCGGCCGTGCCGAAGGGGACCGTGGACCAGACGGAGCCGTCGTCCTCGGCGGCCGGGAAAGCGTCGGAGGAGACCCCGGGCACCGCGGGTGCGGAGTGGTCGACCGTGAACTGGCAGGCGGCAGTGGTCCCGGCGGGACCCCAGGCGGAGGAGAGGCCGCCCGCGTCGGTGGCCAGCGCCTGCCAGGAGTACGTCTTGCCGTTGCCGAACGACGTCCAGGGGACCAGGTGGTTGATGCTGCCGCGGCTGGTGGGCGTGAGGGTCACGTTCACCACCGGGGTGGTGGGGCTGCCGGTCGGCCAGACCCTGAGCGTGACGGACTTCAGGTCGCCGTTGGGGTCGGTGGCGGAGACGGCGAACGTGATGTCGGACCGGCCGACCGCCGGGAACGGCGACACCGTGTCACAGGTGGTCCCCGGCGACGTCCGCATCGAGGTGGCCGGCGGTTCGGTCGGGGGGTCGTTGTGCAGGACCTCGATGTACGGGGCGGTCTCCGCGTTCACCCCGAACTTCTTCCAGGAGTGGGTGTCGCCCTCGTTGGCGGCGCGCAGTCCGAGCGGCAGGCTCTGCCATCCCTTGCGGGCCGCCTCCTGCGCCGCCGACGTGATGTCCATGGCGACCCACTGGTCCGGGCAGTCGGTGGTGTTGTACCCGTGCCCGTTGGTCTGGTCGTCCAGGAGCCGGATCCAGCTCGGCTGGCTGTTCCACGTGGTGGTGGGGGAGATCGAGCTGGTCAGGTACAGGTTGTACTGCCGCGTGGAGCAGCCCCACGAGTACGTCTGCAGGCCGCGGAAGTACGCCTTCGAGACGTTGCGGATCGCGGGGTCGAACTCGAAGGTGAAGACGGAGCGGGAGAGGCCACCCGAGTCGGCCTCGTACCCGACGCGCGCCTCGTTCGATCCGTCGTTGAAGTTCTGCCCATTGTAGAAGCTGGAGCTCGGGTACTTCTTGTACAGCAGGGTCCAGTTGGCGCTGTGCCCCTTGAAGGAGGGGTCGACGAAGACGGGGTAGACCGTCGCCGGGTCAAAAAGCATTCCCTTGTCGACGACGATGTCCAGTGCCTGGCTCTCGCCGAGGGAGGCGTCGAGCACGGAGTCACGGGTCCCGGGCTGCGGCCCGGCGAGGCCGGGGAAGGCGAGCGCGGTGTCCCGCACCTCCGGGT
This portion of the Streptomyces changanensis genome encodes:
- a CDS encoding UbiX family flavin prenyltransferase, translating into MEPVEEQRRRPWVVGVSGASGTPYAAAVLRGLLAAGESVDLVVSRASRLTLLDETGISFRDAHWREDLQAWLSRGADGVPGTFDVDVAGADIRHWAAGDLAAGPSSGSYPAKGMLVVPASTACVAGVALGLSKDLLQRAASVVLKERRPLVVAVRETPLNGQTLRHLVALDEAGAVVLPASPAFYAGATHIQDLVDFVAGRVLDAAGVPHRLYRRWKGELGGSRKD
- a CDS encoding Lrp/AsnC family transcriptional regulator, coding for MDAVDRQLIQALRENGRASYAELGRLVGLSGPSVTDRINRLEAAGVITGYRATVDAASLGLGVTALVGISLSDAADHEDVARRLKDLQEIEDCWFIAGDDSYMLKVRANDVDGLEKIIRRLSGTRGVSRTRTTIVLSTKWENRVGELPEQP
- a CDS encoding DUF4229 domain-containing protein; protein product: MTATTRSTAALKYTLMRIGVFAGCFVVLYALVYVGLIPRGLGESNALWVLLLSIVVSAPLSFVLLRRQREAMSEQIVEKVGQAKARLEANRTQEDGV
- a CDS encoding TetR/AcrR family transcriptional regulator; translated protein: MLDAAVRTFGRRGYRAASMEEIAELAGVSKPLVYLYLHSKEELFSACIRREAAALTAAVRAGAGAPGPGVPVERRLWEGLTAFFAHTADHPDGWAVLHRQARTHGEPFAAEVAALREEIVAYVTSLIGAAAREVHRDPGLADGDVAGLAHALVGAAESLADWANATPGVDAREAAATLMRLAWSGLGDLARGEGWSPGAV
- a CDS encoding GNAT family N-acetyltransferase, giving the protein MTLDFVLDPPVDRHLRDGVLDLWADVTNAGGAVGFVPPVTPDDIRPQWVSHLNAMDEGRMRLLAGYDADGAVAATAFVTFNTHRLMNHWVWLYTVMVHPKYHGMGHGRALLAAAEDAVRGMDGMEAIRLTCRGGLGLERFYASCGYKEVGRVPDAIRLGDDEYRDDIVMLLPLK
- a CDS encoding AMP-dependent synthetase/ligase translates to MTVEPVPPQRVLVDGAVREASVPALAPPVTDGSLADIPFDNARAEPAAPVLARKDRDGVWRDVTAADFAAEVLAVAKGLIAHGLRPGDRLALMARTTYEWTLVDFAAWAAGLVTVPLYPTSSAYQARWILQDSGAAACVVEDTEQARLISAERRALPGLAHLWALDTGGVATLRQAGERIPDEVVTARRAGLSPDRVATLVYTSGTTGRPKGCVLTHGNFFAEVDNAVELLHPVFRSVSREPASTLLFLPLSHVLGRMVAIGCLRARVRLGHAPSIATDDLLADLAGFRPTFLVAIPYVLEKVYNTARATAEKMGRAASFDRAATVARRYGEAVEAAHHGTGPGPSYALRGARALYDPLVYRRIRAALGGHVRYAICGGSPLGRRLSAFYEGAGISVFEGYGLTETTAASTVTPPQRPRLGTVGWPLPGTAVRIAEDGEILLRGGHVFTGYWNPDGPTTGATTTGPTAAPAGPAATAGSATSADGWLPTGDLGALDEDGYLTITGRKKDVLITSGGKNVAPAPLEDRLRAHPLVGQCMVVGDDRPYVTALITLEPDGLAHWRRMHKKTDVPLADLVHDDTLRAALQRAVDDANRLVSRAESIRRFHVLTGDFTEAAGHLTPSLKLRRAAITRDFAAEIDRLYAP
- a CDS encoding rhomboid family intramembrane serine protease, with translation MGGAGGLDGGAVTAGRHGRTRVKAAAGLVAGLVALLWVLEGVDVLTGHALDAYGVSPREVAELRDVVPSAFLHFGFDHVAANSGPLLVFGFLAALRGVRRFLAVVAFVVVVDGLGVWLVSPAYTNTAGASGLVFGLFGYLVARGFADRRALDVLVGLVVAASWGSTVLLGISPAQSGVSWQGHLFGLVAGVAAAFVLRRRPGGRSGAPPYGGGAVPVR
- a CDS encoding dicarboxylate/amino acid:cation symporter, encoding MSLPPFWVQIVAGLVLGVVLGWITRSHDVLWLHTTLDKVGHIFVQLLKLAVAPLVFFAILVSITNLRKVNNAARLATRTLLWFMITSLIAVVIGIVIGLLTNPGAGTGLTPKDGQKPEHAGSWLDFLTGIIPTDVITPFTELNVLQIVFMAVVAGIAALKLGEKAQPILTFAESVLELLQKALWWVIRLAPIGTVGLIGYAIAEYGWHLIGKYATFTADVYIGCALVMFGVYPLLLATVAKVNPVQFFKGAWPAIQLAFVSRSSVGTMPVTVKVTERLGVPKEYTSFAVPFGATTKMDGCAAIYPALAAIFIAQIFGVELGVKEYVLIALVSVIGSAATAGLTGATVMLTLTLSTLGLPLEGVGLLMAIDPVLDMMRTATNVAGQALVPVIVAAREKILDLDAYHSASASPVDEDESREAERKVSLPPVAA
- the mqnE gene encoding aminofutalosine synthase MqnE, which codes for MDAGLKRELEEKVRSGERLTREDGIALYASDDLAWLGGLAHEVRTRKNGDVVHFNVNRHLNMTNVCTASCAYCSFQRKPGEKDAYTMRIEEAVRLAKAMENENLTELHIVNGLHPNLPWRYYPRSLSELKKALPNVSLKAFTATEIHHFETISGMSASDILDELIEAGLESLTGGGAEIFDWEVRQHIVDHRTHWEDWSRIHRLAHEKGLKTPATMLYGHIEEPRHRVDHVLRLRELQDETGGFQVFIPLRYQHDFVDMQDGKVRNRLQARTTMATGAEALKTFAVSRLLFDNVPHVKVFWVMHGVQTAQLALQHGADDMDGSVVEYKITHDADNYGTPNKLTRDDLLELIRDAGFRPVERNTRYEIIREYPGPDTARREAPQPMRF